cacttcatcgtctttcatggcgccgacctttgcgcacgctgctctgcggtgcgggagccccacatttTTGTGTCAATATGTTGTCTCTGCACTTTTTCAAGTCAGGCCTTGCACTTCAGATAGACAATCAATCCCTGCTATTTGTGAATATTTGCAAACCGAGACAGCCAGTGATGATTCTTCGACAAGTGAGAACGACAAAGGACCGACAAATGAACCGTCAGATTCTACTGCAAGTGACCGGCCTCGGCGTCTGGTTCGGAAATCTCAGTGACTGCAAAATTGACTTTTACGTAGAGAGGTGCGGTGTGAGATTGAAAGCTCATCGCGGACTttaagaaagaggggggggggggatgggagCCTTCACATATTCTTCCAACTTTGTGTCGCATGTTATGCAAACAGGAGCTTAGTTTCGCAGCCGCGTTCGAGTTCGGCTGCGCCATCACTGTAATTTTGCCATGTTCTTTTGCACATAAAACCACATTTATTATCTTAATCTTTGTGTTTACGTTGTTCAGTTCTCACATCTTCTTGCATTTTTGCAGCAAACGTTATGGACCATTCGCCTGTAAGTATTTCTGAACCCCGATCTTCACGAGGCCCACCCTCACCTCGCGTCCTTCTTACTTTCTCTTCCCTTCTTCCGTCGCGCAGAAATGTCTTTCAACAAGCGCACTCTAACAAGCAAAACGAACACGTCGATTGTTCATGCGCTTTTTAAATGTTTTCATTTTAAGTTGACTGTGACTCAGCTTCTGTAGCGTCTTGCCGAGAATACGGTTATTGATTGGATGTGGAGGTGAGGTGCCGTGTTCGAAGTGAGAGAGAATGCATCAGAAATATTCCTGTACCGTGTTTTGGGTGCGTGGTAAATGGTCCCCGGGGGATCGGAAGGAATCTAGGGCCTCTCACTACAGTGTCAGTCAACGCTCCAGGTATGCTTCGCAACGACAAAGCGCCCCTTGCGAGAacctttattttggttatctacAGAAAATTGTAAGGTGTTTATCACTTTTATTTTGAAATTGATTCAGTATTAGAGGAGACCGAAGAAATCGAACTGTTGCGAAAAGATGCTGGCGGGAGGTGAGTTTCACGGCATGCATACTCTCTCTCCGTTTGCCATACCATAGCGGGGGATCTGCAAACAGTGTAGGTCAGGAGTTCCACTTACTTTCCTCTGCCTTTCTTGCTGCGTCGCAAACACCCAGTGGTGGATTTGCGTTTCCTGCATTAGACGATTTACCAAAGTTATATGTCATAATTATTGACGTTGTGGACATTGTATCGCGCCGAGCAATCTATACGTGTGACCTTGCTGCACTGGCACGAAGTCAGCCTCCCAGAAGAGGAAAGATGTGCACGTATTTTCCTTTAAAATTTAAACGGCTTTAGGACCGCGCAGCGGTTTTACATTGTGGAGAGGCGGTGTGAGCGTTTCTCTACGTTCACTGCGTTGGTCTGTTTGTAATGCTTATAATTTGTGAGGGGACCTGAGAGTGCTAGAGCTCTATattaggggacgcaagctgcAACCAAGCGTTGGGGCTTGCAAACTCCATTGTGCGCCCTTTGTGCATGTTTGTGCTCGCTTCCGGTTATCTTGTACGCCCAGTTTGCGTCCCACAATTCTTAGTCTCGTTTTCCGTCGGCTAATGCACAACTCTGTATTGGATCAGCCATCCTACCTATCCTTCACTGGATCGTTTACCTTGTAGTTACCGGTCTTTTCATTTCAGGCTGACTCGCCGCACACTCCTCTCGGGAGCGTGCTGTCCACACCTGAGACTCCCCCCATGAGCAACTCCATGGCGTTTCGCGAAGCCCAGCGCATCGTGCAACGTCTGGAGGAGCTGACCACAACACCTCTGGTAGACACACGCCAGATCACACTGGTAGACTTCACCCTCGATAGCCCTGAGCTCAAGACCAGTAGCACAGATTGCTGCAAGCTCTTTGAGTCTCCAGAACACGAGGCTCTCAAGAAAAATGACAACTCGTGAGTGACTCTGATTCCTGTCCTTTCGTTGTTGTCGTGGAAATCCATTAATGAGATACCGAGCAGCAGCAAAATTCATTAGAATGACATGATTGGCGGGGACTTTAACATCCCAGAGCTTTCTTGCAATAAGCACCCTTCTAATACATGGGCTACATCTGCAGTGGCAAAGGAATTGTTGATGATACTAAGCAGTTTTTCCTTAACCCAGGTGGTAACAGAAGGTACGAGACAAAATAACATCTTAGACTTAATTTTAACTAATCAGCCAAATTGGGTTAGGAAAGTTTTGGTGGTGCGAGGCATTAGCGACCATAAAGCTGTGGTCTGTGAAATGAAGTTGACGTACGAAAAGACGCAAAGCTCGGGAGCCAGAAGGATGTAAAATTACAGCCAAGCCAACATAAATGAAATAGGACTTCCATTACAGGAATTCCTTTCTGAATTCGAAATACTTTCTGAAACAATCGGCGTTGATGAGTTATGGGTTATGGTTATGATGAGTTATGGGCagaccaaacggcgtgctaaatCTAAGCCATGGTTTAATGGTGTGCTGCGACGCCTTACTAGTAAAATGAATAGGATATACAGGAAATATAAAAGAAACTCAATTTCGGAAACTTGCGGTCAACTTGCGACCATAACCGAAATTCTGCAAACAAAAATCCGCCAGGCAAAAGAAGAATTCTTTGACGCTTTGCCTTCTCAAtttcaaacaaaagaaaagctgtTCTGGAGTCTCGTCAAATGTAATAGAAAAGACAAAGTATGTATTCCATCACTTCAGCATGACGGAGTGGAAATAGAAAATAGCTTTGAAGAAGCCAACTGCTTCAACAAGTTTTTTGCTTCTATTTTCTCACCCAGTGCCTCGAGCGCAATTCCACATCCTTCTGCTAACGAGGTCATTGAAAACATGGATAATTTAATTATTGATGAAAGTGGAATACGGTCTCTTCTTGAACGTATTGATTCCAGCAAAGCAGGGGGGCCTGATGGATTGACAGGCGCTTTTCTCCAATTGTGTGTGTCGTTCATTCCTCCCTTTCTTAAGATACTAAGTCATTGAACACCGGGGTCCTCCCGCACGAATGGAAGATGGCGTGCGCTGTGCCAGGTTATAAATCGGGGCCTCGCGAACTAGTCAGCAATTACAGACCGATATCTCTAACAAGTATTGTCTGCAAAATATTAGAGCACGTCTTGTGCAGTAACATAGTGACACACATTACCAATCATAACCTCCTGAATCAgaaacagcatggtttcaggCAAGGGCTTTCCTGTACAACTCAATTAACAGAATTCGTTCATGAAGCTGGTGGTGCACTGGATGCTCGTTCCTGTGTTGACTCGGTGTTTGTAGATTTTAGAAAAGCTTTCGACCTGGTGGATCACACATTCCTTCTATGTAAACTACGTTGGTTTATTATTATTGAACAAGTAATTGCATGCATTCAGAAATACCTTTCTTTGCGGTTTCAGCATGTAGTGGTAAATGGCACAGGATCTAGTGCGGCCCGCGTAACGTCTGGCGTCCCCCAAGGCTCAGTACTGGGCCCATTACTTTTCTtaatatttataaatgaccttcccaacactATTGTTGCTTCCGTaagattgtttgctgatgatctgATAATATATAGTGAAATTACAAGCATTGCCGTTACTGTTATTGTGCAAAATGATTTAGTTAAACTAAAAAATCGTGCAGAGGGTCACATATGCAAATAAACACACAGAAAACGGTCCACATGCGCTTTACTAAAAACTGTATGCCAGAAGCcgtatattgatacgtgtacttatctttatcgggcgaccacgtttcgccgcttaacaaatgcaatcgcacagcgcgggacgcgcctgcatgtatccgacgtttctggaaagttatcgatgcttctacccggctgtctgttgtcgccgaaccttgtgttatctgatttcatcgcgtagcgcgaatggtgtagaactttgtggaaagcacgcgggtccaaacgattagtctggaacattcgacgactgctctataaaagccgacgcgcttgacccgctgagcagattttcgacgatcgccgagcgtgttcgccgctatcgttgcgctataagtgtagcctgttttgtgggcacaggttcgcccaataaaagttagttttcttgttcacagtattgctactgtgttctttcttcaacgtcaccaccacgtgacaatattatctaTCTGGTTCCCCATTGCAGCTTGTTTCCGAGTACAAGTACTTGGGTGTATTCCTCACACCGTCCATATGTTGGCACAGGCGCATTACAGCAAAGGCATGCAAAGTGTTAGGATTTCTACGGCGCAAGACAAAACTCTTTCCCCAGCAGGCTAGTGATCCTCTCTACAAAAGCTATGTTAGACCCATTTTAGAATATGGATGTACCGTATGGGACCCTCCTACGTGTACTGACCGAGATAAACATGAGAGAGTTCAGAATATAGCAGCACGGTGCGTAATTGGAAACTATGACAGAAACCTTAGTATTCCTAGTGCAAAACAAACATTAAAATGGGACACCTTAGAAAAGAGAAGGCCGGCTTTACGCTTGAAACTTTTTCACAATATATCTTTTGGCCAAATTGGAATAGACCATAAAAAGTATATTCTTCAGCCACATAATATATCCAGACGAACAGATTACGAGCTCAAAGTTAGGAAATACAGTTGTTGAACTAAGCTTTTCAAAAGCACTTTTTCCCCAAAACAATTTTAGAATAGAATCGACTGGCTGCGGCCGTAGTTGGTACACTTATTAATGTACATTTTGCAAATGCTCTTTCAAATTTTCTTCATTTTACACTATATAGTAATTGTAGAGTTTGTTATCATGACATTTTTTGGTCGTGCTGTACATTGATATCCTGATGTACTATTTTTGTCCCCTTgcggtttttttctcttttactgATGCCCAAACTCCTGTTTGCTGGAGTAGTGGCTTTGCACTTGTGCGTGCCCGGGGTGACGTCCAAGAACGTGAGGCTAGCAAATAACATCGCTGCGTGTAAAGTGCAATAGCGTTCTTGAAGTCGAAGTGGCAGAGCCGGTATCAAGCACGCACCATTTACTGCTCTgactgtttcctttctttataatAAATACTTTGTATGGCGTGCACAATGTGGTATATTGTAGTCAATGCATGTACCTGCATTGATACATACCTCACTTATACGTGTGCCTACGGGTGAACAAATTTTCTTGTGGTCCCCGACGAATGTCACCATCCGATGGCGCCACTGCGGTTCATGAAATTTCAGATCAtctggttacttttgtgcttgggTTTAGGCGTGCGCACGAAGCCGCCAGAGCTCTAACCGCGCAGTTTCACCGCATACACACACTCAGATGCCTGGAAGCCTCGGGGGTGCTGAGGTTGTTGAGGCTTTTTGCAGTAGAGGCAGATTCCACAGTAATGGATTGAGTTGACCCGTAAAAGGAAGTGAAAAGGAATATATCAGATCACCTGCTGGGCTAGACTTAGGTAGTGGCAAACATATCTATGACGTTGTTGCATGGACACATTAACAGCACCTGAGGAATGACCATGCATGATTTGAACTTACATCGGAAAGGaaagaggaaattacttgtacttgcaaattgaaataaaatatatataaacTAAGGGaattgaaagcggatgaaaaatcaacttgccgcaGGAGGAGAATGATTCCACGTATTCGCATTACGCGAGCACCGTAGGCGTAATACATTTCTTTTCTCATATAGAGCAGAAGTGTGCAATGCAGTTCCCCTACATTACCAATGTGGTAGCACCGCAGCTACAATGCAGCAGTGACATTACTGCCGCCTGAAAAAGTGCTTGAGTGTCGGGTAGCGAAAATGTTGTTTCGATGTGTTTTCTGTAGGCCACACTCGTCCACAAGTGTTAAGAGCCTATAATAAAGTCGTAAAGCTAGGCAAGCTTTGCCAGATGCTTGAGCTGATGTCAGCGTATCCCTACTTGAGTGAAAATTGCAAAGAAAGGCAAGCATGGTACATTGCGCTAGCATTGTGACCAACATAATGAATAAAAGCAACCCATAGAAAACTCGTAGGAAGTTTAAAACTGTAGTGTTAGCTCACAAAACAATGTGGACTTCGGGGTGCGTACCAAAATTTGAGGCCTTGGTGTGTCAGCGTAGTGGTCATTAATCATATCTGGCAACTAATTCTGCTCAGTTTTTTTCTGACTCACGTAAACTGGCTGGACTGCATTTTGGGTTATTCGGTTCGAGAAGACAGGAGAGATTTGCCAACAGCTGTtaagttccttttctttttcaaattgcCGAATGTGTAAAAGAATATGCAAGGTAACCCGGCAATCAAAAGCAAACCATGCAATCAATAGTTTTTGGTTGCGAGTAAAAAAACCACAGTTTAATATGACCCATTTGCTACAGTTTGAGTCGGAAAGATTTGGGCACTTGCCTATAAATTTATAAATGATTGTCGGTTTGCCAAACACATCTAGACAAGGCTTTCTGCTATGTCTAGAAAGTTGTTCATTTCACTTAACAGCTTGTGCAGACGTGTAAAATAACTTTTGTTTCTCATTAAATGTACAAATAACGGAATATTTTCCAGACCAATATTTCCACAAGCGTTTTCTAACAAGCAGTTAACTCGTCACAATCTGCCAAGCCCTGTCATGTTTGCAACATTAAATTGTAGTTATGTAAAAAACTTAAATAATTTATTAACGAAATCGCAGGACTGAGGATTGCCTGGCCTTTGCTGAGGAGCATTTGGGAGCCATTTCTTTGTACACGAGCACGCCACTTCAGACGTCCCCTAGTGCCCCTACATTTGCGACGAGTTTTACCCTCGACAATGCCGACGCAGCGCATCCAAAAGACACCCCGGCCGGTGAGGGGAACACAGCTGGACCTGCTGCACTTGTCCCTGGAGTGTTGACCAGTGGTGCAGGAGACACGCCTTTCAGCCCAGGCCTTGTGACCGACGGCAAAGAACTCGAACATTTTGGGGCACGCGAGGATGCCACAGCTGCAGTATCACCTGAAGGTGTACTACAAACGTCGCCACCCTCGGACACCCGGAATGATGCAGTGCACCCGCAGGTTTCACACCGGGGGGCCGACGGCCGCTGCCACCACATCGGTAATGCTTGCCCAGACGACGGCATTCTAGACAGTGAGTGGctgttcttattttattttttgcccgTTCCTTTTCATGAAAGCTGCTGTCGAAGTTGCCTTGAGGGTTTGCCTTGTGGCCACAGAACATGCGCATTACATTGAGGCGGCGCAAAACCTATACAATATGTGACTTTAACTGCTACCAAAAATAGTTATTtagaagcatgaaaaaaaaactattaaatAATACAGTGGATCTTGCCGTATAAAATTACTAGTAAAAATAACGAATAATGCAATAACACAAGGCAATAATTAAAAGCAAAATGAACGTAAGAATT
Above is a genomic segment from Dermacentor andersoni chromosome 8, qqDerAnde1_hic_scaffold, whole genome shotgun sequence containing:
- the LOC129383588 gene encoding uncharacterized protein, which produces MKPSGCTNVALKKQEHVHLSNSLAVVVHVASDKANVMDHSPADSPHTPLGSVLSTPETPPMSNSMAFREAQRIVQRLEELTTTPLVDTRQITLVDFTLDSPELKTSSTDCCKLFESPEHEALKKNDNSTEDCLAFAEEHLGAISLYTSTPLQTSPSAPTFATSFTLDNADAAHPKDTPAGEGNTAGPAALVPGVLTSGAGDTPFSPGLVTDGKELEHFGAREDATAAVSPEGVLQTSPPSDTRNDAVHPQVSHRGADGRCHHIGNACPDDGILDSTSPLPALGDSFIITRGCPRAAARVASHGLPIAETSFTIPAVPAVKRATKQASATAPQATV